CTCAGCCACCACCCAGTTCAGAACTGGTGCATATGGGATgctagattatttatttatttccaccaCAGCTGCATCACCTCATACTTGTTTAcattgacataccctccaacatttcctctgatgaaaatttgttgttgtttagtcatttagtcatatctgactcttcgtgaccccatggatcagagcatgccaggcactcctgtcttccactgcctcctgcagtttggtcaaactcatgctggtagcttcgagaacactgtccaaccatctcatcctctgtcgtccccttctccttgtgccctccatctttcccaacatcagggtcttttccagggagtcttctcttctcatgaggtggccaaagtattggagcctcagcttcaggatctgtccttccagtgagcactcagtgctgatttccttcagaatggataggtttgatcttcttgcagtccatgggattctcaagagtctcctccagcaccagaattcaaaagcatcaattcttcagcaatcagccttctttatggtccagctctcactgccatagggacgtcctattccatacctttcaacatttctctgatgaaaacaggaaaaTCACATTCCGGatagaagagaaaaaagaagaacatacatttaaagaagtttggaaaatgtttattgaatatagggaaataattgtgtacagttgaaaacgctggcagcattaagataaattcaacagtgcgaagaagttttgatggatgcaataatgcaATAATGAATGGTGTaggtttttttgtaaaatatgcagggatttatgttatgtagAATGAACCATGGGaacagaagaagggaagtcactgatatcttaaggatgtaaaatcttaaactgtaaaacagaaaatttaataaaaattatatacaaaaaaaaagaaaagaaaatcacattccgggatcaaatcagaacccggaatggcttctgtaaatccaggaccatccctggaaaatagggacacgtaGAAGGTCTGCACTGAGTCACATTTACCATTTTAAAAcctatcccacccaccccaatcccATGCCACCCAGTCGAGAGAGATCGTTTTTGGAGCTCCTCTAATCCAGTTCCGTTATACAGTATACCACATTTCCAGCAGAGTGGTGCTCAAAATGGTTTGCCAAAAATGACACTCTAAAATGCAATGATACAACAACCGTGATATGTAATTCAGTTTAGTATTTTAGTTTCACTGCAGTTCAGCAATTAACAagccatttaaaatatataaaagaaaattaaGTGAGCATGAAGCTTACCAACAGGCCAATTAATATCCCAAAGGAACCCTAAAGCTAGTGACAGTATTAACTAGCAACTCCATACCCTcgaacatttctccgatgaaaataaggacatcctattccataatcaccaccatcataattgtattatttataccctgcccgtcaGACTGGGTTAccccaccactctgggtggcttccaccatatataaaagcataataaaacattaaactttaaacaacttccctatacagggctgccttcagatgtctcctaaatgtTTTtaagttccttatctccttggcccAGGGGTTGCATGGCTCcatgcatttctctgatgaaaatagaaacgtcctaaggaaaagcgggacattgttgttgtttttactttttattaaatACAGTTGTACAAGAGCAACTATTTATTCATTTTCCTCACTGCGCAGTCTGGCATTTGGATTGGTGCCTTTGATAGCAAGCTGAGCTGCTCTTTCCACAATTACCTTCCGATTCTTGGATAAAACATTGTGAGCAATCTCTGCACAATAGGACATCATTAGCACCTCCAGCTCTTTGATGTTGTGGACAAGGAACTTTCTGAATCCTGAAGGCAACATGTGTTTTGTCTTCTTACTGCTACTATACCCAATGCTGGGCATCAGGATTTGGCCCTTGAACCTTCTGCGGACTCTGTTGTCAATACCTCTGGGCTTCTGCCAGTTACGCTTAATTTTGACATAGCGATCGGATTGATGGCGGATGAACTTCTTGGTCCTCTTCTTGACGATCTTAGGCTTGCTGAGGGGTctgagtgttaagttgtgggtgaacctatcagacgacacagcgattcttcaaacagctcttgtttattcacaggcccagaacagaactggaccgaagggttcagccaacctgcttatatagaactccactacaaagcaacag
The nucleotide sequence above comes from Podarcis raffonei isolate rPodRaf1 chromosome 1, rPodRaf1.pri, whole genome shotgun sequence. Encoded proteins:
- the LOC128407820 gene encoding 60S ribosomal protein L32-like, producing the protein MGLPRHRVVIVISFQSTAKWPLGQLPTTRLHSRRCSTHFGRFTHNLTLRPLSKPKIVKKRTKKFIRHQSDRYVKIKRNWQKPRGIDNRVRRRFKGQILMPSIGYSSSKKTKHMLPSGFRKFLVHNIKELEVLMMSYCAEIAHNVLSKNRKVIVERAAQLAIKGTNPNARLRSEENE